Proteins from one Lacrimispora sphenoides genomic window:
- a CDS encoding carbohydrate ABC transporter permease, with protein sequence MRKRAVKDMDMADSSTLNRISPAINISFNVLFILFALICIIPVVFVFIISISSEQSIKLNGYRFWPQEFSLESYLFLWKEGKMIIRALGISAAVTVAGTAFGVILTTLMGYVLSIRKFKFNSFFTMVVFIPMIFNGGMISSYVINTQFLHLKNTLWSLILPLCVSSFHVIICKTFFKLNIPESIVESAQIDGASHFTIFARIAFPLSKPIVATIALFLSFAYWNDWFQSSLYITDTKLFSIQSLLDHIQRNMEMMAKNPSLGVTLQQYMNNMPKEGARMAMAIIIIVPIACTYPFFQRYFISGLTVGAVKG encoded by the coding sequence ATGAGAAAAAGAGCAGTAAAAGATATGGATATGGCCGACAGCTCAACACTTAACCGCATATCACCCGCAATCAACATCAGCTTTAACGTTCTGTTCATTCTGTTTGCGTTGATTTGTATTATCCCGGTTGTTTTTGTGTTTATTATTTCTATCTCATCTGAGCAGTCTATAAAATTGAACGGATACCGCTTCTGGCCTCAAGAGTTTTCGTTGGAATCCTACCTCTTTTTGTGGAAGGAAGGAAAGATGATCATAAGGGCACTGGGCATATCGGCAGCAGTAACGGTGGCAGGAACAGCTTTTGGGGTTATTCTGACCACTCTTATGGGTTATGTTCTGTCAATCCGAAAATTTAAATTTAACTCATTTTTTACCATGGTGGTATTCATTCCAATGATTTTTAATGGGGGTATGATTTCCTCTTATGTAATCAACACCCAGTTTCTGCATTTGAAAAATACACTTTGGTCGCTTATTCTGCCCCTGTGTGTCAGTTCGTTTCATGTAATTATCTGTAAAACATTTTTTAAGCTGAACATTCCGGAATCCATTGTAGAATCCGCCCAGATAGACGGGGCCAGTCATTTCACCATCTTTGCACGGATTGCATTCCCGCTGTCCAAGCCCATTGTTGCCACTATTGCATTGTTTTTGTCTTTCGCCTATTGGAATGACTGGTTTCAGTCTTCCCTGTACATAACAGATACAAAATTATTTTCCATCCAATCTTTACTGGATCATATTCAGAGAAATATGGAGATGATGGCAAAGAACCCTTCGTTAGGTGTGACTTTACAGCAGTATATGAATAACATGCCTAAAGAAGGGGCGAGAATGGCGATGGCGATTATAATTATTGTACCAATTGCCTGCACCTATCCGTTCTTCCAGAGATATTTTATTTCAGGACTTACGGTTGGGGCAGTGAAAGGATAG